Genomic window (Dictyoglomus thermophilum H-6-12):
TCTTCTAACAATGCATTTTCTTGAGCTCTAAGACTCCTAATAAGATCTGTTATTTCTCTAATTTCCTTTCTTAAATATTCCTCTTTCTCTGAGAGCTCATCTATTTTTTTATGAATCTCATAAATATCAGCAATTTTTCCTTGCGAAGAACTTAAAAGCCTATATAAGAAAATAAGAAACACTATTATTACTCCAAAAATAACAAAATCCAAGATTCTCGCTATATTTATTACCATTATTATCCTCCCCCCAATATAAAGCATGATTTTTTATAGAATTCCTGTTATACTTTATAAATATAGCACATAGGGAGGCAATAGTAAATAATTATGATATACAAAACCCACATATCATTAAATATATTGTTTCTACAAGTAATTTTAAGAACATCTAATGTTCAGCTTCAAGAAATAATGACACCTTGGGGCATTGGAATACTTTCTGGGACAATTGTAGGAAGCTTCATTCCCGACATTGATGCTCCAAAATCTGAAATATCTAAAAGACTCTTACCAGCTAAAACTTTGTTAAATTTATTCATTCCATTGTTAAGCATTATCCTAACATTTTCTATCTTCACCTTTTTACACCAAAGTTTTAAACTGACAACTACGGAAGGAAAATCAATTACTTTCTTAATGCTCTTTATGATAATAGTGGCTTTACTAAACTTGCTCTTTAATATATTACTAAAACCATTATTTGAACATAGAGGGTTTTTACACAGTTTGACGGGTTTAATTTTTCTAAATATATTGTTCTTAATATTCTATATAAACAATCTCAAAAACTTGCCGATAAATTTTGTAAAATTATACAATGGTTTCTATGTAGGTATAAATATAGGATATATAGGACACATTATTGGAGATTCCTTTACCTATCAAGGGATAAGGCCCTTTTATCCCGCTAAATGGAGACTATCCTTAAAAATATTTAGAACTAACTCTCCTCAAGAAAAAATTTTATTTTACATATTAAACCTTGCAAATTTTGTTCTTTTTCTAAAAAATATACTTCAATAAAAGAAGGAGGTACAAGAATGATTGATATTAAAGTTCTAAGAGAGAATCCTGAGCTCATGAAGGAAAATATAGTACTAAGAAACCTAGATCCTAATAAATATGATGTAGACTACATTTTAGAATTAGACGCAAAACGAAGATCTTTACAAAAAGAATTGGACACTTTAAAAGCTCAAAGAAATAAAATATCACAAGAAATAGGGAAACGCAAAGGTGAAGAAAGAGAAGAATTAATTAAAAAAGCTAAAACCCTAAAAGAGAAAATAGAAGAATTGGAGAAAGAATATGAAAAAATAGAGAAAGAGCTATACTTAAAATTATGGCAACTTCCTAACTTTTTGTCTCCTAAAGCCCCAAAAGGAAAAGACGAAAAAGACAATATAGAGATAAAAAGATGGGGAAATATAAAAACTTTTACCTTTACTCCTAAAGACCATTTAGATCTTGCCTTATTAAATGACCTAGTAGACTTTGAGAGAGGAAGTAAGGTTACAGGATCCAATTTTTATTATCTAAAGAATGAAGCTGTACTCTTAGAATTTGCTCTTTTTAGATTGGTAATAGATACCCTCCTTCCTGAAGGCTTTAAATTGTTCATAACCCCTGATTTGGCACGAATGGAAATAATAGATGGAATTGGCTTCCAACCTAGAGGACCTGAAGCCCAAATATATAGAGTGGAAGATACAGATTTAGGGCTAATTGCTACAGCAGAAATCACTCTAGGAGGATATCATAAGGACGAAATTCTTGATGAACTTGACTTACCTTTAAAATATTTGGGATTTTCTCACTGTTTTAGAACAGAAGCTGGTGCCTACGGTAGATACAATAGAGGATTGTATAGAGTGCATCAATTTAGTAAAGCAGAGATCTTTATAATATGTAGGCCTGAAGATTCCGAAGAAATGCACGAATACATATTAAGCCTTGAGGAAAAAATCTTCCAAAAATTAGAAATTCCATATAGAGTAGTAGACATATGTTCAGGTGATCTTGGGGCTCCTGCCGCAAGAAAATTTGATATTGAGGCATGGATGCCAGGAAGAGGAGACTTTGGAGAAGTAACAAGTTGTTCAAATTGCACTGATTATCAAGCAAGAAGACTAAATATCCGCTTCCGAAGAGTTACAGGCGAAGTAGAATATGTACATATGCTAAATGGAACAGCCATTGCCATTTCAAGAGCTTTAATTGCAATCTTGGAGAACTATCAACAAGAAGATGGAAGTATATTAATACCTAAAGTTCTTCAACCCTATATTGGTATCTCTGAAATTAAACCAAAAAAATAGGGAAGCCTTTTAGGCTTCCCTATTTTAATTTATGATTAATAACACTTTGAATAGCCACAAACTCTACAAGTCAAACATCCTTCTGCAACTTGCAATGGCGAACCACATTCAGGACAAGGCATTCCAGAGTAACTTTCATCCTTTTCTATGTTATCTTTATTCTTTACAACAAAGTTATTAATGGTATTGTTTTTGCCTTCTTTTATATCAAGATATTTTTCTATTGCCTTTCCTATGGCATCAGAACAAGAAAGGATAAAGTCACCGTCCTCAGTTCTTGCTGGATTAGGACATCTTATTCCCTTTAACTGCTTAACTATAGCTCTTACATCAACACCACTTCTTAATGCAAGGGATATCAATCTGGATATAGCTTCTGTCTGAGAGGCTGCACACCCTCCAGCCTTTCCAAGGGTTGAAAAAACCTCACATATACCAAATTCATCTTCATTTATGGTAACATACAAATTTCCACATCCAGTTTTTATCTTTATAGTCGCCCCCTTGGTTATTATAGGCCTTGGTCTAGGGATTAATTTGTGAGGCTCTCTTTCTTCTTTACCTTCTTCTTTTTTCTCTTTTTCAACAGACAAAACCTGTGAAGCCCTTGATTTATCTCTATATACTGTTATACCTTTAAGCTTTAGGTCATAAGCCATTAAATATACTCTTCTTATGTCCTCTAAAGTAGCACTCTCTCTTAAATTTACCGTTTTAGATACTGCATTATCTACATATTTTTGAAAAGCTGCCTGCATTAATACATGATCTTCAGGATCAATATCTAAAGCTGTTACAAAAAGTCTTTTGAGTCTTTCTGGAATTTCATCCATATGCTGTATAGTTCCTTCTTGAACTATCTTTTCTATTAAATCTTCAGAATAAATGTCCTCCTTGATTAAAGCTTCCTTAAATAACGGATATACCTCATTCCATTCTCCAAGACTTATTTTTCGCTTAAAAGCAAGAGCAAAGATAGGTTCTATTCCAGAGGAACAGTTAGCAATAATACTTATACTTCCAGTAGGAGCAATAGTCGTCAAAGTTGCATTTCTAAGCTTCAGTCCCATATCTTTGTAAATACTCTTATCCCAATTAGGAAATACTCCTCTTTCTTCTGCAAGTTTCTGGGATGCCTCACTTGCTTCTCTTTGAATAAAACTCATTATATTCTCTGCTATATCCCTTGCTTCTTTAGTATTATAAGGTACTTCAAGCCTCACCAACAAATCGTAAAAACCCATTACTCCAAGCCCAATCTTCCTATTTGCCTTTGTCATTTCCTCGATAGGTTTTAATGGATAAAAATTAGCGTCGATAACATTATCCAGAAAATGTACCGCATTATGTACTGTGATTTTTAACTTATCCCAGTCTATTTCGTACTTTTCTCCTACCCTTTTTAACATCTTGCCAAGATTTATAGAACCTAAGTTGCAAGACTCAAAAGGAAGCAAAGGTTGCTCACCACAAGGATTGGTAGACTCAATCTCTCCAACCTCAGGAGTTGGGTTCTTTCTATTTATTTCATCAATAAAAACCACACCTGGCTCTCCATTTTTCCACGCCTGCTTCACTATAAGATCAAAAAGATCCCTTGCTTTTACTTTTCTAACTACTTCCTTATTCCTAGGATTTATAAGAGGGAAATCCTCATCTTTTAAGACCGCTTCCATAAAGCTATCGGTTATAGCAACAGAAATATTGAAATTGGAAAGAACTCCTTCTTGATCTTTACACGTTATGAATTCCTCAATGTCAGGATGATCTATTCTTAGAATTCCCATATTGGCTCCTCTTCTAACTCCACCTTGCTTTATAGTATCCGTAGCTGCATCATAAACCTTCATAAAACTTACAGGTCCTGATGCTATTCCTCCTGTAGTCTTAACAATATCTCCTTTAGGACGAAGTTTAGAAAAAGAAAAACCTGTACCTCCTCCTGACTGATGTATCAGAGCAGCATATTTTAACCCATCAAATATGCTCACTAATGAGTCTTCTATGGGTATCACAAAACAAGCCGAAAGTTGTCCTAAAGGTCTTCCTGCATTCATCAGAGTTGGAGAGTTTGGCAAAAACTCAAGAGAAACCATCATATCATAAAATGTATTTTTTATGGCTTCTAAATCAGCCTTAGGATTGTATATTAAGTCTACTTTAGCAATAGTCTCTGCTACCCTCTCAAACATCTCCTCTGGAGTTTCAATAACATTACCCTTTTCATCTTTTTTTAAGTATCTTTTCTCAAGGATCATCAAGGCTTGTTCAGTTAATTCCACTTTTCTCATTGATCTCATCTCCTTTTAAGCTCTTCTATTTTTTTCTTTAACTCCTTTAAATTTTCATCGTTAGGAGCATATTTCAATCCTTCATTTACTGTGTCTTCCGCAGAAATAAGATCACCCTTTTGAATATAAGCATAAGTAAGATTTCCATAAGCTTGAACATAGTCCTTCTTAAGTTCTAAAGCCTTTTTAAACCAAGCTATAGCCTCATCGTATTTATTTAGCATAAATAAACAGGCTCCTATATTGTTCATAATTTCAGGAGAATTGGGATTATAAGATAGAGCTTTTTTAAAATACTCAATAGCTATACTATAATTTTTATTGTTATAAGCCTCAAGGCCCTTTTGAACATAAACTTTATCATTTAGTGGAATTTCTTTAATCTTATCTTCTTTTCCAAGCTGCTTGTAAATAACTCTTAAAAGATTAAGAGCACTCTCGTAAGTAGGATCAAGATTAATAACTTTCAAAAGATATTCCTCTGCTTTATTTAAATCACCTAATTTATACATTACCACCCCAAGATTATACAAAGTGTCTTTATCATTTGAATTTCTACTTAAAAGTCTTTCATAAATCTCTTTAGACTTATCAAATTTTCCTTCTTGAAAATAAACTCTAGCAACATAATTTGCTGCTTGAGAATGATAAGGATCTACTTCAAGAATCCTATTAGCCATTTCAAGAGCCTTTTTCTCATCTACTAAGTCTGTAGAATACATCTTTAATAAGTTTTCCATAGGAGGAACACAATACCTATCATAAGTTAATGCTTTTTTCAGGTACTCCTCTGCTTTTATTATTAAGCTCTTATCTTTTTGGCCCAAATAATGGTAAGCTTGAGCATAAAAAGCTCCGACAAGGTTATTACTTAAAGATTTATAATAATCATTTTTCAAAAGTCCATTAATATGACTTTCTCCTTTTCTAAACGCCTCCATCTTTATATCCTCATTTTCTGCTCCTCCCATAACTCCTAAATATGCTTTTATTACTGCCTCGTGGAAAGCTGTCTCCTGAGGTCTTAGTTTTATTGCCTCCTCTAACACAGCCACTGCTTTTCCAACCTCTCCACTATTTAAATAGTCAAGTCCATATCTATAATAGATCTCTGCTCTAAAGAATCTTAGAGAAATCCATATACTGAAAATACTTATAAAGGTAAAGATTATCAGAATAAAAACTCTGAATAGGAAGGAAATAGATATCTTCCATATAGAATCTGGTTTTTCCAATTTAAAAAATAGCATAATAAAAGAAGTAAGCATCCAAAAATATAAATATGTTGCTGACAATCCAAAAAGCACAAGACCTTGTATTAAGAAAGATAACCACCCAATAAGGGTTCCTAAAAAGAGAATTCTATTTTCTGCTCCAATTTTATTGTAATTCTTAATACTGTAGAGAAAAACACTTAATAAAACAAAAATAAACGACAACAACCCCAATAAACCTTGAGGGAATAATATGTCTAGAAATTCATTATGCTCTCTATCGGGATAGCCTTTTCCACCATCATATCTTGCCAAATCTAAAGACTTATAGGGAGTAAAATTAAAGGAGAAGGTTTCAGGACCTAAACCATATATTATTCTTGGTGATTTTAAAATTTTATCTTCAAAAAGCCTTATACTATCCCTCCAAGTCAAGATTCTTGGATTTTGTTGAGTTACTCTAAGTCCTGCCCCTATGCTCTCAAATCTCTCTTTAAGAGAAAATAAACCTACATCCTTTTTCTCGATATATAGTTTATTCTCGGTTATGTAAAAAATGCCCACTGTAAGGGCTAATCCTAAAACCAGAGCTAAAGTTATAATCTTATTCTTTTTAGTAAAAAAGCCTTTCTCCTTCCACAGAACAAAAACATAGTAAATTATAATTCCAGCCAAAAAAGCCACCCAAGAACCACGAGTATAACTTCCAAGTAAAACTAAAAAAGAAGCTAAAAATAAAACATAAAGTAAAACCCTTAAAACATTGTTCTTTACATAATAAATGAAAGACAAAATTATTGGCATAACCATTACTAAGAAATGCCCCAAAAAATCAGCATGACCTAATGTAGCGATTATTCTAGATTCTGTCCTAACCCTCTCATACCAAGGCATTAACCTATAAAGCTGTAATATTCCAAAAAAATCGACAATAACTGTAGTAATAAAAACAGTCCAGTAAAAATATTTAAGCTCCGTATAGTTTTCCACCACATTATAAAGAAGAAAGAAAATCACAAAATAAAAAAAATAAGTCAAAAAACCCATCTGCCTCATGTAAGAACCGAAAAAGCTTAAATAAAAGTTAGTAGAAAATATGGTAGATATAATCCAAGAAATTAAAAAAAGAAAAACACTAGCTGAAATGACCTTAGGAGGCAAATTCAATTCTTTTCTTGAAACATAAACCCAAATCGCCCACAGTAATAAAGCAAAGCCTGTCAGTACCCTAATAAGAGTAACTTTTG
Coding sequences:
- the serS gene encoding serine--tRNA ligase → MIDIKVLRENPELMKENIVLRNLDPNKYDVDYILELDAKRRSLQKELDTLKAQRNKISQEIGKRKGEEREELIKKAKTLKEKIEELEKEYEKIEKELYLKLWQLPNFLSPKAPKGKDEKDNIEIKRWGNIKTFTFTPKDHLDLALLNDLVDFERGSKVTGSNFYYLKNEAVLLEFALFRLVIDTLLPEGFKLFITPDLARMEIIDGIGFQPRGPEAQIYRVEDTDLGLIATAEITLGGYHKDEILDELDLPLKYLGFSHCFRTEAGAYGRYNRGLYRVHQFSKAEIFIICRPEDSEEMHEYILSLEEKIFQKLEIPYRVVDICSGDLGAPAARKFDIEAWMPGRGDFGEVTSCSNCTDYQARRLNIRFRRVTGEVEYVHMLNGTAIAISRALIAILENYQQEDGSILIPKVLQPYIGISEIKPKK
- a CDS encoding vitamin B12-dependent ribonucleotide reductase, whose translation is MRKVELTEQALMILEKRYLKKDEKGNVIETPEEMFERVAETIAKVDLIYNPKADLEAIKNTFYDMMVSLEFLPNSPTLMNAGRPLGQLSACFVIPIEDSLVSIFDGLKYAALIHQSGGGTGFSFSKLRPKGDIVKTTGGIASGPVSFMKVYDAATDTIKQGGVRRGANMGILRIDHPDIEEFITCKDQEGVLSNFNISVAITDSFMEAVLKDEDFPLINPRNKEVVRKVKARDLFDLIVKQAWKNGEPGVVFIDEINRKNPTPEVGEIESTNPCGEQPLLPFESCNLGSINLGKMLKRVGEKYEIDWDKLKITVHNAVHFLDNVIDANFYPLKPIEEMTKANRKIGLGVMGFYDLLVRLEVPYNTKEARDIAENIMSFIQREASEASQKLAEERGVFPNWDKSIYKDMGLKLRNATLTTIAPTGSISIIANCSSGIEPIFALAFKRKISLGEWNEVYPLFKEALIKEDIYSEDLIEKIVQEGTIQHMDEIPERLKRLFVTALDIDPEDHVLMQAAFQKYVDNAVSKTVNLRESATLEDIRRVYLMAYDLKLKGITVYRDKSRASQVLSVEKEKKEEGKEEREPHKLIPRPRPIITKGATIKIKTGCGNLYVTINEDEFGICEVFSTLGKAGGCAASQTEAISRLISLALRSGVDVRAIVKQLKGIRCPNPARTEDGDFILSCSDAIGKAIEKYLDIKEGKNNTINNFVVKNKDNIEKDESYSGMPCPECGSPLQVAEGCLTCRVCGYSKCY
- a CDS encoding tetratricopeptide repeat protein — protein: MRKNLKRDNKHGFLDHYFRLFVFAFLLLMIFLVPIAQPSFLKLHDISEIPKVTLIRVLTGFALLLWAIWVYVSRKELNLPPKVISASVFLFLISWIISTIFSTNFYLSFFGSYMRQMGFLTYFFYFVIFFLLYNVVENYTELKYFYWTVFITTVIVDFFGILQLYRLMPWYERVRTESRIIATLGHADFLGHFLVMVMPIILSFIYYVKNNVLRVLLYVLFLASFLVLLGSYTRGSWVAFLAGIIIYYVFVLWKEKGFFTKKNKIITLALVLGLALTVGIFYITENKLYIEKKDVGLFSLKERFESIGAGLRVTQQNPRILTWRDSIRLFEDKILKSPRIIYGLGPETFSFNFTPYKSLDLARYDGGKGYPDREHNEFLDILFPQGLLGLLSFIFVLLSVFLYSIKNYNKIGAENRILFLGTLIGWLSFLIQGLVLFGLSATYLYFWMLTSFIMLFFKLEKPDSIWKISISFLFRVFILIIFTFISIFSIWISLRFFRAEIYYRYGLDYLNSGEVGKAVAVLEEAIKLRPQETAFHEAVIKAYLGVMGGAENEDIKMEAFRKGESHINGLLKNDYYKSLSNNLVGAFYAQAYHYLGQKDKSLIIKAEEYLKKALTYDRYCVPPMENLLKMYSTDLVDEKKALEMANRILEVDPYHSQAANYVARVYFQEGKFDKSKEIYERLLSRNSNDKDTLYNLGVVMYKLGDLNKAEEYLLKVINLDPTYESALNLLRVIYKQLGKEDKIKEIPLNDKVYVQKGLEAYNNKNYSIAIEYFKKALSYNPNSPEIMNNIGACLFMLNKYDEAIAWFKKALELKKDYVQAYGNLTYAYIQKGDLISAEDTVNEGLKYAPNDENLKELKKKIEELKRR
- a CDS encoding metal-dependent hydrolase translates to MIYKTHISLNILFLQVILRTSNVQLQEIMTPWGIGILSGTIVGSFIPDIDAPKSEISKRLLPAKTLLNLFIPLLSIILTFSIFTFLHQSFKLTTTEGKSITFLMLFMIIVALLNLLFNILLKPLFEHRGFLHSLTGLIFLNILFLIFYINNLKNLPINFVKLYNGFYVGINIGYIGHIIGDSFTYQGIRPFYPAKWRLSLKIFRTNSPQEKILFYILNLANFVLFLKNILQ